In Saccharomonospora marina XMU15, one genomic interval encodes:
- a CDS encoding ABC transporter permease encodes MSSGMPRPTETGTQAGRSRARPPKPADVIVSPGSIVKSIKEAVTTGGDIARFSWQVVRALPDLRHYPTEVFHQCGVLILSSGLIIWMMQFVMGYECGLEGNYTLKQIGAPLYSGIFNAWCGIREMAPYMWGYIISAKVGCGLVAEIGSMRISDEIDAMEVMGVKSRSYLVGARVVAAWLALPFLYIVGLGIMYIGEYLTTVKMLGGVSEGGYSFIFWLYQNPADLLYSLVKVMAMGTAVVFVGCYYGYTASGGSVGVGRSTAKSMMLNMVLVHVIGVLGTQLFWGLSPNAPIAN; translated from the coding sequence GTGAGTAGCGGAATGCCACGACCGACAGAGACCGGCACGCAGGCTGGCCGTTCACGAGCCCGTCCTCCGAAGCCGGCCGATGTCATCGTCTCCCCGGGCAGTATCGTCAAGTCCATCAAGGAGGCGGTGACGACCGGTGGTGACATCGCGCGGTTCTCCTGGCAGGTGGTTCGCGCGTTACCTGACTTGCGTCATTACCCGACCGAGGTGTTCCACCAATGTGGCGTGCTCATCCTGTCAAGCGGATTGATCATCTGGATGATGCAGTTCGTCATGGGATACGAGTGCGGCTTGGAGGGCAACTACACGCTGAAACAAATCGGCGCGCCGTTATACTCTGGTATTTTCAACGCCTGGTGTGGCATCCGCGAGATGGCGCCCTACATGTGGGGATACATCATCTCCGCGAAGGTCGGATGCGGCCTTGTAGCCGAAATCGGGTCCATGCGCATCTCGGACGAGATCGATGCGATGGAAGTCATGGGCGTGAAATCGCGCAGTTACCTGGTCGGAGCCAGGGTGGTCGCGGCGTGGCTCGCGCTTCCGTTTCTCTACATCGTCGGACTCGGCATCATGTACATCGGTGAGTACCTCACGACGGTGAAGATGCTGGGCGGGGTGTCCGAAGGCGGATACAGCTTCATTTTCTGGCTCTATCAAAATCCCGCCGATCTGCTGTATTCCCTTGTCAAAGTGATGGCGATGGGAACAGCCGTCGTGTTCGTGGGATGCTACTACGGCTACACGGCCAGTGGCGGGTCCGTCGGTGTGGGCCGAAGTACGGCGAAGTCCATGATGCTGAACATGGTGCTGGTGCATGTGATCGGAGTGCTGGGCACCCAACTGTTCTGGGGCCTCAGTCCCAACGCGCCGATCGCGAACTGA
- a CDS encoding MlaD family protein: protein MSGTRHRLRKTWQRVRNEPRLGRNVLTLAVLVALGLGAGGYILSQQGSGTTTWPWQDQFVFTAEFDNAPAVSPGNGQEVRIAGVQVGQIESASVSDDGKAELTLSIEPGHTVYDNARTVLRPKSPMNEMYVEIDPGGPPGKPLAEGDMIPATQSQRPIQADEVLAHLDTNTRSALTALLTETDTALAHAPEALPGGLSATDRVVRDLKPVVVELQTRKDKLAQLVTALAQVSSAVGENDQRLAELARNLQHTLAAAGEQSDAIDEALAQLPDVTDELGRATGSVQALSDQLDPVLDSLRQASGTLPDSLRRLTATVDRVGETVDVANPVVTKARPVVNDLRPLVTDVNALLPDLRHTTSRLEPITASLLPYLNDLGAFVYQTNSVTSLHDANGGILRGLLQVTPSTLPLPGAEILSSPTPR, encoded by the coding sequence ATGAGCGGCACACGGCACCGCCTGCGCAAGACGTGGCAGCGGGTGCGCAACGAGCCGCGCCTGGGACGCAACGTGCTCACGCTGGCCGTTCTGGTGGCCCTCGGCCTCGGCGCCGGCGGATACATCCTGAGTCAGCAGGGATCGGGGACCACGACCTGGCCGTGGCAGGATCAGTTCGTCTTCACAGCCGAGTTCGACAACGCGCCCGCCGTGAGCCCCGGCAACGGACAGGAGGTCCGCATCGCCGGTGTGCAGGTCGGGCAGATCGAGTCCGCTTCGGTCTCCGACGACGGCAAGGCGGAGCTGACACTCTCGATCGAACCCGGTCACACCGTCTACGACAACGCCCGGACGGTGCTGCGGCCCAAGAGCCCGATGAACGAGATGTACGTGGAGATCGATCCCGGTGGCCCGCCCGGCAAGCCGCTCGCCGAAGGGGATATGATCCCGGCAACGCAGTCGCAGCGGCCCATCCAAGCGGACGAGGTCCTCGCGCACCTCGACACGAATACCCGCAGCGCCCTGACCGCGCTGCTCACCGAGACCGACACGGCACTGGCCCACGCGCCGGAGGCGCTGCCGGGCGGGCTGTCCGCCACCGACCGCGTCGTGCGTGACCTCAAACCCGTCGTCGTCGAGCTGCAGACCCGCAAGGACAAGCTCGCGCAACTGGTCACCGCACTCGCTCAGGTGTCCAGCGCTGTCGGTGAGAACGACCAGCGCCTGGCCGAGCTCGCGAGGAACCTGCAGCACACGCTGGCCGCGGCCGGAGAGCAGAGTGACGCCATCGACGAGGCGCTCGCCCAGCTGCCGGACGTGACCGACGAGCTGGGCCGCGCCACCGGCAGCGTGCAGGCCCTGAGCGACCAGCTCGATCCGGTCCTGGACAGCCTGCGGCAGGCCTCCGGCACGCTCCCGGATTCCTTGCGCAGGCTGACCGCCACCGTCGATCGCGTCGGCGAGACCGTGGACGTGGCCAACCCGGTGGTGACCAAGGCCAGGCCCGTCGTCAACGACCTGCGGCCCCTGGTGACTGACGTCAACGCCCTCCTGCCCGACCTGCGGCACACCACCAGCCGGCTGGAGCCGATCACCGCCTCCCTGCTCCCCTATCTCAACGACCTGGGAGCCTTCGTGTACCAGACCAACTCGGTGACCAGCCTCCACGACGCCAATGGCGGCATCCTGCGTGGCCTGCTCCAGGTGACGCCCAGCACGTTGCCGCTCCCGGGCGCCGAGATCCTGTCCAGCCCGACACCACGCTAG
- a CDS encoding MlaD family protein: MRRILAFGVVAVVVLGVAGFVLGRDDGYRVDVVLASATNVVEGGSVHVNGFEAGRVENIAVQDGKARVTLAMNNDHAPLHDGAVVTIEWKAALGERIVAVADGPAGNAVIPDGGMIRGEMPTPMEVDQVLAALDEPTREHLSSLIRRLDKSVDGNEEDLRDTLRSAGPALEALGEVLRAVGSDGPAIKQLITQLDGIVSTLVNREQAIRNIIEQVSTTTRLTAQQKHAVAEALDKLPGTLDTAKTTLDRVPSVADKAVPLLEDLKPATDKLPSVARNLRPVLADLRPLVAELRPTLAVARDLLRYTPGLLDSAHGVLPGANSLVGDLTPALSFLRPYTPEIAGWAANWGSANANYDTNGHYARIYVQAGLGSVNVNPGIVPPGYKKDLTPAPGSLVDQPWVDAAGGGVR, translated from the coding sequence ATGCGACGTATCTTGGCTTTCGGCGTCGTCGCCGTCGTCGTTCTCGGAGTTGCCGGCTTCGTGCTGGGGAGGGACGACGGTTATCGAGTCGACGTGGTGCTCGCATCGGCCACCAACGTCGTCGAAGGCGGCTCAGTTCACGTCAACGGTTTCGAGGCGGGCAGGGTAGAGAACATCGCGGTGCAGGACGGCAAGGCCCGGGTCACGTTGGCGATGAACAACGACCACGCTCCGCTGCACGACGGTGCGGTCGTGACCATCGAGTGGAAGGCGGCGCTGGGTGAACGTATCGTCGCCGTCGCGGACGGGCCCGCCGGGAACGCCGTCATCCCGGACGGAGGAATGATCCGAGGGGAAATGCCTACGCCGATGGAGGTCGACCAGGTCCTCGCGGCACTGGATGAGCCCACGCGAGAGCACCTGTCCTCCCTGATCCGGCGGCTTGACAAGTCCGTGGACGGCAACGAAGAGGACCTCCGTGACACGTTGCGGTCGGCGGGGCCGGCGCTGGAGGCCCTGGGTGAGGTTCTGCGGGCGGTCGGCAGTGACGGTCCGGCGATCAAGCAACTGATCACCCAACTGGATGGCATCGTGTCCACGCTCGTCAACCGCGAGCAGGCCATCCGCAATATCATCGAGCAGGTTTCGACCACGACCCGTCTCACCGCACAGCAAAAGCACGCGGTGGCGGAGGCGTTGGACAAACTTCCGGGCACGTTGGACACGGCGAAGACGACACTGGACCGGGTCCCTTCCGTCGCGGACAAGGCGGTTCCGCTGCTCGAGGATCTGAAACCCGCTACCGACAAGTTGCCGTCGGTGGCGCGGAACCTGAGGCCGGTGCTGGCTGACCTGCGCCCGCTCGTCGCGGAACTGCGGCCAACACTGGCGGTGGCGCGGGATCTGCTTCGCTACACCCCGGGGTTGCTGGACAGCGCTCATGGGGTACTGCCGGGCGCCAACTCACTAGTCGGGGACCTCACTCCCGCGTTGAGTTTTCTCCGGCCCTACACCCCGGAGATCGCCGGATGGGCCGCGAACTGGGGCTCCGCGAACGCCAACTATGACACCAACGGCCATTACGCCCGGATCTACGTTCAGGCCGGGCTCGGCAGTGTCAACGTCAATCCGGGCATCGTCCCCCCCGGCTACAAGAAGGACCTGACACCGGCGCCCGGTTCGCTGGTTGACCAGCCCTGGGTGGATGCCGCCGGAGGTGGAGTGCGATGA
- a CDS encoding MlaD family protein: MSKQPNQVSRRLPHGRILAVVAVAVLGVTAGTVGIDQESEPGQTTIVARFADASPLLVGNEVKVSGVKVGQVAAMDVRGGKASVVLSLESEALPVHTDARATIRPVSLLGERYVELDRGSPDAPVLGDGDVLPMRQTGAQADLDEVLNTVDEPTGRSLAALVTMLGEGIRGNGGNADATIRALESSMNDTTALSGVLRDQNQLLGSLVDKLQPVASALAADQGANLDRLVASARKLTAATATKRRELTETLRRLPETLATARATLAQLTGTAAETTPTLAAIRPTTDDLAAISAEIQRFADAADPALAHANPVLEHAQRLLDEARPVVDQLRQAGPDLRSAVGDLRPVVGELTANLGNVLAFIRNWALTTNGRDGISHYFRAMLVVSPDLLGAAVPTPNGAPPAQQQGPSSERPPETSPQPDRAPLPLPQVPGLTGDGGILGGLLSTEQDPKAGVTGLDPQQEQGLVQFLIGGGGR; encoded by the coding sequence ATGAGCAAGCAGCCCAACCAGGTGTCTCGTCGGCTACCGCATGGCCGGATTCTCGCCGTCGTCGCGGTGGCCGTGCTCGGGGTGACAGCGGGAACAGTCGGCATTGACCAGGAGAGCGAGCCGGGCCAGACCACGATCGTCGCGCGCTTCGCCGATGCGAGTCCGCTGCTGGTCGGCAACGAGGTGAAGGTCAGTGGCGTGAAGGTCGGCCAGGTGGCGGCGATGGATGTGCGGGGCGGCAAAGCCTCCGTGGTGCTGAGCCTGGAGAGCGAGGCCCTTCCCGTGCACACGGACGCCAGGGCCACCATCCGTCCAGTGAGCCTGCTCGGCGAGCGCTACGTCGAGCTGGATCGGGGAAGCCCCGACGCGCCGGTACTCGGCGATGGCGATGTCCTCCCGATGCGGCAAACCGGCGCGCAGGCCGACCTCGATGAGGTGCTCAACACGGTCGACGAACCCACCGGACGGTCGCTGGCCGCGCTGGTGACCATGCTCGGGGAAGGTATCCGTGGCAACGGCGGAAATGCCGACGCCACCATCCGGGCCCTCGAGTCGTCGATGAACGACACCACGGCCCTGTCCGGTGTCCTGCGGGACCAGAACCAGCTGCTCGGCAGCCTGGTGGACAAGCTGCAGCCTGTCGCGAGCGCTCTCGCCGCCGACCAGGGAGCCAACCTCGACCGGCTGGTCGCCTCGGCGCGAAAGCTCACTGCGGCCACCGCCACGAAACGGCGGGAACTGACCGAGACGTTGCGGCGTCTGCCAGAGACCCTCGCGACGGCCCGCGCGACGCTCGCCCAGCTCACCGGCACCGCCGCCGAGACCACGCCGACCCTCGCGGCGATCCGGCCCACCACCGACGACCTCGCCGCGATCAGCGCCGAAATCCAGCGCTTCGCCGACGCCGCCGATCCCGCCCTGGCGCACGCCAACCCCGTCCTCGAGCACGCTCAGCGCCTGCTGGACGAGGCCAGGCCGGTGGTGGACCAGCTTCGGCAGGCCGGTCCGGACCTGCGGTCGGCGGTGGGCGACCTGCGTCCGGTCGTCGGTGAACTGACCGCCAACCTCGGCAACGTGCTCGCCTTCATCCGTAACTGGGCACTGACCACCAACGGCCGGGATGGCATCTCACACTACTTCCGCGCGATGCTGGTCGTCAGTCCGGATCTGCTCGGCGCGGCCGTGCCCACGCCCAACGGCGCGCCACCCGCGCAGCAGCAAGGTCCGTCCTCCGAACGACCGCCGGAAACATCACCCCAGCCTGACCGTGCGCCGTTGCCCCTGCCGCAGGTACCCGGCCTTACCGGGGACGGCGGCATCCTCGGTGGGCTGCTCTCCACCGAACAGGACCCCAAGGCAGGTGTGACCGGGCTCGACCCACAGCAGGAGCAGGGACTCGTCCAGTTCCTCATCGGGGGAGGAGGTCGATGA
- a CDS encoding MlaD family protein, translating to MASNSKRRRRSVLTGIVVLVVFVASVGVAITANKGIPGLPRTVVRAEFVEVGGLRSGDDVRINDVRVGQVGEITLVDGKPVVELRFDGHRSIYRNATAVTASVGARSALGQKYVAFNPGSPQAGAVDPGEVIPASETTGAQELSDLLAVLDEPTRKALGSTLRETGGGVAGHTQDLRDTLAALPTELPDLGTVSRALTTEGGADLVQTLQAVDRFSGRFQGREQQLSNLVRQLDTTLRSVAVDDARPVSDALTKAPDTLTKVRGSLEALRRPLADTEAAAAALRPGAQALGQATPDVRGVLREGIPPLNKVPGVAGQAMPAVDGLTRTFTDARPVAPRIREAVGSAQQPLAVLAPYAPEISLWFTHATDALHQGDAAGHWLRFSPPVGTSTATGIVRGLRDPLTARNPYPAPGEAARDKSTLLGPR from the coding sequence ATGGCAAGCAACAGCAAGCGCCGCCGGCGTTCGGTGCTCACCGGAATCGTGGTGCTCGTGGTGTTCGTGGCCTCCGTTGGCGTCGCGATCACCGCGAACAAGGGCATACCCGGTCTGCCGCGCACCGTGGTGCGCGCCGAGTTCGTTGAGGTCGGAGGCTTGCGCAGCGGGGATGACGTGCGGATCAACGACGTGCGCGTCGGGCAGGTCGGCGAGATCACCCTGGTGGACGGCAAGCCAGTCGTCGAGCTGAGGTTCGATGGCCACCGGTCCATCTACCGCAATGCGACGGCCGTCACCGCATCGGTGGGGGCGCGCTCCGCGCTCGGCCAGAAGTACGTCGCCTTCAACCCCGGTTCACCACAAGCCGGAGCCGTCGACCCCGGGGAGGTCATCCCGGCCTCGGAAACGACCGGAGCCCAGGAACTGTCGGACCTGCTCGCCGTGCTGGACGAGCCCACCCGCAAGGCGCTGGGCTCGACGCTCCGGGAAACAGGCGGCGGTGTCGCAGGCCATACGCAGGACCTGCGAGACACGCTGGCCGCTCTGCCGACCGAGCTGCCCGACCTGGGGACCGTGTCGCGCGCGCTGACCACGGAGGGGGGTGCCGACCTTGTCCAGACACTGCAGGCCGTGGATCGCTTCAGCGGCCGCTTCCAGGGCCGGGAGCAGCAACTCAGCAACCTTGTGCGCCAGCTCGACACCACCCTACGCTCGGTCGCCGTCGACGACGCCAGGCCGGTGTCCGACGCGCTGACCAAGGCGCCGGACACGCTGACCAAGGTCCGCGGCAGCCTCGAGGCCCTGCGGCGGCCGCTGGCTGACACCGAGGCCGCCGCGGCGGCATTGCGGCCCGGAGCACAGGCGCTCGGCCAGGCAACCCCCGATGTGCGCGGCGTGCTGCGAGAAGGGATTCCGCCGTTGAACAAGGTGCCCGGTGTCGCGGGGCAGGCGATGCCCGCGGTGGACGGCCTGACTCGGACGTTCACCGATGCGCGCCCGGTGGCGCCGCGTATCCGGGAGGCGGTCGGCTCGGCGCAGCAACCCCTGGCCGTTCTGGCGCCCTACGCCCCGGAGATCTCGCTGTGGTTCACCCACGCCACCGACGCCCTGCATCAGGGTGATGCGGCTGGCCACTGGCTGCGCTTCTCACCGCCGGTCGGGACGAGCACCGCGACCGGCATCGTGCGGGGCCTGCGTGACCCGCTGACTGCGCGCAACCCGTACCCGGCACCCGGCGAGGCCGCACGAGACAAGAGCACACTGCTGGGACCGAGGTGA
- a CDS encoding MlaE family ABC transporter permease produces MTSTDISVSSRRPSREPEAKTRTLGGLGSSVAKPFEQAGEMVRLLGVVLYSAIRHPMGYWGEVRDQMFLTLRLCSIPMIISTIAFGLGAPGLQGGNIFYLFGIPERLGSFFIMASVREFAPWINAMIIAGVMGTAITADLGARRIREEIDAMEVLGVDPIRTLVVPRVVALTLITGLMDIVALVFGVVGGYIAAVPILEANPSAFVASFFDNATTTDIWASVVKTSLFGMIIGVVCCYKGMNPGSGPIGVGKAVNQAVVIAFATIWIVNAVFTAIILGVNPDMIVFK; encoded by the coding sequence TTGACTTCCACCGACATCTCGGTGTCATCGCGGCGGCCGTCGCGCGAGCCCGAAGCCAAAACGCGCACACTTGGTGGTCTCGGTTCGTCGGTAGCGAAGCCGTTCGAGCAGGCCGGCGAGATGGTGCGGCTACTCGGTGTCGTTCTGTACTCGGCGATTCGCCACCCGATGGGCTACTGGGGCGAGGTCCGGGACCAGATGTTCCTCACGCTGAGGTTGTGCTCAATTCCGATGATCATTTCCACGATCGCATTCGGACTTGGCGCACCTGGCCTCCAAGGTGGCAACATCTTCTATCTGTTCGGCATTCCCGAGCGTCTGGGTTCGTTCTTCATCATGGCGAGCGTGCGCGAGTTCGCGCCGTGGATCAACGCGATGATCATCGCCGGAGTCATGGGCACCGCCATCACCGCCGACCTCGGTGCGCGCCGTATTCGGGAAGAGATCGACGCCATGGAAGTGCTCGGCGTCGATCCGATCCGGACGCTTGTGGTGCCTCGAGTTGTCGCGCTGACGCTCATCACGGGATTGATGGACATCGTGGCGTTGGTATTCGGCGTCGTCGGTGGATACATCGCGGCCGTCCCTATTCTCGAGGCGAATCCGAGCGCCTTCGTGGCGAGCTTTTTCGACAACGCGACAACGACCGATATCTGGGCGAGCGTGGTCAAGACGTCGCTGTTCGGCATGATCATAGGCGTCGTCTGCTGCTACAAGGGGATGAACCCGGGGAGCGGCCCCATCGGTGTCGGCAAGGCGGTGAACCAGGCGGTCGTCATCGCATTCGCGACCATCTGGATCGTCAATGCCGTGTTCACCGCGATCATTCTCGGTGTGAACCCGGACATGATTGTCTTCAAGTGA
- a CDS encoding IS110 family RNA-guided transposase: MVTVGIDPHKHVHVAVAVNAQGRRLGKPLTVKNDAFMITVLLTWVRSIAGDMPVTWAIEDGRGFARRLADGLLLASQEVVWVPARLTAAHRKLHAATGTKSDPVDAAAAAHAALATPGLDRHRIDERVRELRVLVDYRADLIKRRTMMINQLKAQLHVWLDHTPGDLARPKGMDAVTALLDAASLGAHVRQALTEMSMEIAELNRRVRQLDDAIRELVTPLAPTLLEITGISHISAAILIAEIGDITRFSSSAKLARYTGCAPIPVYSADKERHRLHRGGNRRLNSVLYTAAIVQKRRYPAAQALLARHEPTKGSRGARRILQRHLIDVIHRAMTTDQASWQHHITRHDHAA, translated from the coding sequence ATGGTGACAGTAGGGATCGACCCGCACAAGCACGTCCACGTCGCGGTGGCCGTCAACGCTCAGGGCAGGCGGCTCGGCAAGCCGCTGACCGTGAAGAACGACGCGTTCATGATCACTGTGCTGCTCACCTGGGTTCGGTCGATCGCGGGTGACATGCCCGTAACCTGGGCGATCGAGGACGGCCGTGGGTTCGCCCGCCGCCTGGCTGACGGTCTGTTGCTCGCCAGCCAGGAGGTGGTCTGGGTTCCGGCCCGGTTGACCGCGGCCCACCGCAAGCTGCACGCCGCCACCGGCACCAAGTCTGACCCGGTCGACGCCGCCGCAGCCGCTCACGCCGCCCTCGCTACTCCCGGCCTTGACCGGCACCGCATCGACGAGCGAGTGCGTGAGCTGCGTGTCCTGGTCGACTATCGCGCGGATCTCATCAAGCGGCGCACCATGATGATCAATCAGCTCAAGGCGCAACTGCATGTCTGGCTCGACCACACTCCGGGCGATCTCGCCCGTCCCAAGGGCATGGACGCGGTGACCGCATTGCTGGACGCGGCCTCGCTGGGCGCGCACGTCCGCCAGGCGCTCACCGAGATGAGCATGGAGATTGCTGAGCTCAACCGACGTGTCCGCCAGCTCGACGACGCCATCAGGGAGCTCGTGACCCCGCTGGCCCCCACACTGCTGGAAATCACCGGGATCAGCCACATCTCCGCAGCGATTTTGATCGCTGAAATCGGTGACATCACCCGCTTTTCCAGCTCTGCCAAACTTGCCCGCTACACCGGCTGCGCACCGATCCCTGTCTACTCCGCCGACAAAGAACGCCACCGCCTGCATCGGGGCGGCAACCGCCGCCTGAACAGCGTCCTCTACACCGCAGCCATCGTGCAGAAACGGCGCTATCCCGCCGCGCAGGCGTTACTGGCCCGCCACGAACCCACCAAGGGCAGCCGCGGCGCCCGACGCATCCTCCAACGTCACCTCATCGACGTCATCCACCGGGCCATGACCACCGATCAAGCCTCCTGGCAACACCACATCACCCGCCACGACCACGCCGCTTGA
- a CDS encoding ABC transporter ATP-binding protein has translation MSFVSPSTATEPTTQLPHAGNLPAGDQVRRDGNGQLRHSMEVRNVVKSFGSFRVMNGMSIDFVDDAITTVLGPSGTGKSVLLKHLVGLLEPDDGEIVVFGKNIWQISEKERYDLRKKFGVLFQDGALFGSMNIYDNTAFPLRKHTDLDESDIEEIVVSRLQEVGLEKAMAKLPSEVSGGMRKRAGFARALVLDPEVVLFDEPDSGLDPVRTSLLNDLILKMHNEHKGTYLLVTHDIRTARKVSDYVGLIWQGQVVHYGEAEEAFASEDPFVRQFLSGDSAGPLGMD, from the coding sequence ATGTCCTTTGTGTCACCCTCGACGGCGACAGAGCCGACGACGCAACTTCCCCATGCGGGGAACCTGCCTGCCGGCGATCAGGTGCGTCGAGACGGCAACGGACAGCTGCGGCACTCGATGGAAGTGCGGAATGTCGTCAAGTCGTTCGGCAGCTTCCGGGTTATGAACGGAATGAGCATCGACTTCGTCGATGACGCGATCACGACCGTCCTGGGACCTTCAGGGACCGGCAAAAGCGTACTTTTGAAGCACCTCGTAGGACTGCTGGAGCCGGATGACGGAGAGATCGTCGTGTTCGGCAAGAACATCTGGCAAATCAGCGAGAAGGAACGCTACGACCTGCGCAAGAAGTTTGGCGTCCTGTTTCAGGACGGTGCACTTTTCGGATCGATGAATATTTACGACAACACCGCCTTCCCGCTGCGTAAGCACACCGATCTCGATGAGTCGGATATCGAGGAAATTGTGGTGAGTCGGCTCCAGGAGGTCGGGCTGGAGAAGGCGATGGCGAAACTACCCAGTGAAGTTTCGGGTGGGATGCGCAAGCGGGCCGGATTCGCGAGGGCGCTCGTGCTGGATCCCGAGGTCGTGCTGTTCGACGAACCGGATTCCGGTCTCGATCCGGTGCGTACCAGCCTGCTCAACGACCTCATCCTCAAAATGCACAACGAGCACAAGGGGACCTACCTTCTCGTCACGCATGACATTAGGACCGCGCGGAAGGTCAGTGACTATGTTGGCCTGATCTGGCAGGGACAGGTGGTGCATTACGGCGAGGCCGAGGAGGCATTCGCGTCCGAGGATCCGTTTGTCCGGCAGTTTCTCTCCGGAGATTCCGCTGGACCGTTGGGAATGGACTGA
- a CDS encoding MlaD family protein, with protein MESNPRKRLARARRSPFRLGLVFIVVALVVGVGLFNKDPILTTLKPGTTFAIHFARDYHLRPYVTEVKVAGVPVGKVTAVEPGSDGSARVEVKVDGDIPGKLRSAPSAVIRPATLLGGKYYLDLVPGGQPGDFGGTIPVARTEVPVELDKVTRALPPDTLESATSAVDSLDRTLDERGRAALDRLLADAPGTLDPAATVLDAARGTRPATDLTHVVGGLESTARTLTEQPGQLDAIVRDLDTLGTVLGRRSADLADALATLPRTLDSTNAGLRRLDGTLIRLRDTADPARPVAAELDTALAHADPVLAKARPLVTDLKNLLVDARPVVERLVPTARDATPVLDDVRGPVLDRLNGPVKATVLSPYHGTGPYSDTGGDRPLYQELAYMFANVDRASSMTDANGASIAFHPGVAPGTLAGLPISLEQLFRNLTGIGKGEPR; from the coding sequence ATGGAATCGAATCCGCGGAAGAGGCTCGCACGGGCCCGGCGCTCCCCGTTCCGACTCGGCCTGGTCTTCATCGTCGTAGCGTTGGTGGTCGGCGTCGGCCTGTTCAACAAGGACCCCATTCTCACCACGTTGAAGCCGGGCACGACATTCGCGATCCACTTCGCCCGGGACTACCATCTTCGTCCCTACGTCACGGAGGTCAAGGTCGCCGGGGTCCCGGTCGGCAAGGTCACCGCCGTCGAACCGGGGTCCGACGGCTCCGCGCGAGTCGAGGTCAAGGTCGACGGCGACATTCCGGGCAAGCTCCGCTCCGCGCCGTCCGCGGTGATCCGCCCCGCCACACTCCTGGGTGGCAAGTACTACCTCGATCTCGTACCCGGAGGGCAGCCCGGGGACTTCGGCGGCACCATCCCGGTCGCGCGAACGGAGGTCCCAGTGGAGCTCGACAAGGTCACCCGGGCGTTGCCACCCGACACGCTGGAGTCCGCGACGTCGGCCGTTGATTCGCTGGATCGCACGTTGGACGAACGTGGCCGCGCCGCGCTGGACCGGCTCCTCGCCGATGCCCCAGGCACGTTGGACCCGGCGGCCACCGTACTCGACGCCGCCCGGGGCACGCGCCCGGCAACGGACCTCACTCACGTCGTGGGGGGCCTGGAGTCGACGGCGCGGACGCTGACCGAGCAGCCAGGGCAACTGGACGCCATCGTGCGTGACCTGGACACCCTGGGCACCGTGCTGGGGCGGCGCTCGGCCGACCTGGCGGACGCGCTCGCGACGTTGCCCCGGACCCTGGACTCGACGAACGCTGGGCTGCGCCGCCTGGATGGCACGCTGATCCGGCTGCGGGACACCGCTGACCCGGCGCGCCCCGTCGCGGCGGAACTTGACACCGCGCTGGCGCATGCCGATCCCGTACTGGCGAAGGCCCGCCCATTGGTGACCGACCTGAAGAACCTGCTGGTCGATGCCAGGCCCGTCGTGGAGCGGCTGGTGCCCACCGCCCGCGACGCCACGCCCGTGCTCGACGACGTGCGTGGCCCGGTGCTGGACCGCCTCAACGGTCCGGTCAAAGCCACGGTCCTTTCGCCCTACCACGGCACCGGGCCCTACTCGGACACCGGCGGAGACAGGCCGCTGTACCAGGAGCTGGCGTACATGTTCGCCAATGTCGACCGGGCCTCCTCCATGACCGACGCCAACGGCGCCTCGATCGCGTTCCATCCTGGAGTCGCCCCAGGCACGCTCGCCGGCCTGCCGATCAGCCTGGAACAGCTGTTCCGCAACCTCACCGGCATCGGGAAGGGAGAGCCACGATGA